DNA from Pirellulales bacterium:
CCGACTATTTGCTCGGGCGCGCGCTGGCCAGCCGTGGCGAGTTCGAGCCGGCCCGCGAGGCCTATCGCCGCGTGCTGCGTTCGGCCACGGGCGGCAAGACGGAAACGGCCGCCATGGCCCAATGGATGATCGGCGAGGCGTACTTCCACCAGAACAACTACGACGCGGCGTTGCGCGAATACCTGCGGTTGGAAATCCTGTACGCCTATCCGACCTGGCAGGCGGGGGCCCTGTTGCAGGCGGCCAAATGCCACGAGTTATTGGGCGAATGGAAGGAAGCCACGGAGCTCTATGCCCGTTTGCTTCAAGGCTATCCCCAAACCAAGTTCACCGAGGAGGCCGCGCAACGGCTGCGTCGTGCGCAGTCGCAGGCGTCGGCCGCTCGCTAGGAATCTCCGCATGATGCCTCGGTTACAACGACGCGTGCCGGCCGGCTGGCACCGCGTGCTGACGCTGACGCTGTGCTCGACGGTGTGCTTCTTCGCGGTGCTCGATCTGCTGCCCCGCACGGCACGGGCACAAGCCGCTGCGGCTGCGACGCCGCCGACCGTGGCCGGGGCGCAGCCGAACCAGGCGATCGCCACGCGCAACCTGCTGCGTTCGATCCGCGATGGCGGGCTGGCGATGATCCCCCTGGCCTGCTGCTCGTTCGTGATGGTCGTATTCGCCTTCGAGCGGACGATCAGCTTGCGGCGCGGACGCGTGATTCCGGCCCCCTTTGTGAAGCGCTTCCTGCACCAGGTGCGCACCGGGCAGTTGAACCGCGAGCAAGCTTTAGAGCTGTGCGAAAGCGACGGCAGTGCGGCCAGCCGCGTGTTTGCCGCTGCAGTCAAGCGTTGGGGTCGCCCCGCAGCCGAGATGGAACAGGCGATCGAGGACGCCGGCATGCGGTGCGTCTTCGAATTGAAGAAATACGTGCGGATCTTCAACGCCGTGTCGACGATCAGCCCGCTGTTGGGCCTCTTGGGCACGGTGTTCGGCATCATCAGCGCGTTCAACGCGATCGCCGTGAGCAACGCGATGGGCCGGCCCGAGCTGCTGGCCAGCGGCATCGGCGAGGCGTTGATCACAACCGCCACGGGCCTGGCGATCGCGATTCCGGCCCTGGTGCTGTACCTGTATTTCATCAGCCGCGTCGATCAATTGACGATCGAGCTCGACGGCTTGGGACAAGAGCTGGTGAACATCATCTCGGCCGAGGCGATTGCCGAGAACGGCGAACCCAAGGCGCGGCCCCGCCGCCGCGAGGCCGCGGCCTAGAAGCTCGGAGCGCGCGGTCCATGCCGCTGAAAACGCATATCGACGAACAACCGACCATGAACCTCACGTCGCTGATCGACGTGGTGTTCCTGCTGATCATTTTCTTCATGGTCGGCACCCGGTTCTCGGAGATGGAACACAACATCGACGTGCAAGTCCCGCGGGTGGCCGACGGCGGCGCCTTGACCGATGCGCCGGCTCGCCGCGTGATCAATATCGCCCGCGACGGCCAGATCACTCTCGATGGCCGGGTCGTCTCGCTGGGCGACTTGAGCCAGGCACTGGCCGCGACCCGCCAGACCCATCAGGAGGTCGGCGTCATCATTCGCGGCGACGGGCAAGGCGAATTCCAGCACGTCGCCGAGGTCATGAACGCCTGCAAGCAAGCAGGCATCGCCGAGCTGGGAATCTCGGTGCGCATCGCCGGAACGGCGCCGAAGAGACGTTGAACCAACCTCGCCGCAGGGTTGGCGCAGGACGCAGCATCGAGCAACGCCGGCGGTGGATAACTGAGGTACGAACATGGGCTCCTGGCGACTCGATCGGCTGCTCGAAGCGCTGACCAGTCAGCAGTTCATGATGTACCTCGTCTGGACCGGCATGGCCGGGCTGACGATCGCGCTGCTGATCATGATGCGGACGCAATGGGGCCAGTCGCAGCCGTTGCGCAAGTGCATCTTCTTGTCGCTGCTGGCCCACTTGTTGATGGGCATGTACGCCGCGACCATCGGCATCGCCACGAGCGCGCACGGCCATCCGGGCGAATCGATCATGACTGTCCACGCCGTCGAAACGCTCGTGGCCGGCGAACTGGACGAAGAACCGGTCGAACTCGACGAGGATGAGGCGAACGACGCCGCCCAAGAGCCGTGGGACGCGCTGGCCAGCAGCGTGACTGCCGAGCCGAAGCCCGAACAAGCCGTCGAACGGCCAGAGAGCGAAGAACATCCTGTCGCGCAGCCCGAGGCTGCTGCCGCTCCGGCCATTCCTGCCGAGGCGCCATTGGCCGTGGAAAAACCTCTGGCCGCGCCGCTGGCCACCGCGCCGGCGGCAGTCGACGCCGTGCCCATTGCCGCGGCACTGACCGCGAAGGCCGCCGCGACCGCCATTGAAGCGCCGACGGCGGTGAAGGTCGACGCGCCGGCACCCCCTGCCCCGCAGCCTGACGCGCCGCAGGCCGAAATTGCCGCGCAGTCGTCGCCCGCGCCGCCGGCCGCCGCGCCGCCTGATCCCAGCGATTCCGCCGCCGGACTGCTCGAGTCGGCGCCGCTGCCGCCGGCGCACGACGCGCTGCACACATCGGACGGTTCGGTGGCGGCGCCCGCAGCGTTGAGTGGAACCTCGGGTCCGCTCGAACCGATCCGCTTGCCGACGTCGCGCATGGCGCCCCAGGGAGCCGTCGCCGGCGCGAGCCCCGCCCCGGCGGCACCGGCCGAGACCTATCAGAATCGCGTCGCGCCCGATCGCGCTGCCCGGGCGCAGCGCTATGGCGCCACGCCGCAATCCGAGGCCGCGGCCCAGGCGGCCCTGCGCTGGCTGGCAGCCCACCAAAGCGCCGATGGGCGCTGGGATGCGAGCCGCTACGGTGCTGGTATGGAACGCCAGGTCGACGGTCAGCATCGCGGCAATGCCGGGGCCGACGCCGATACGGGCGTCACGGGCTTGGCACTGTTGGCATTTCTGGCCGCGGGCAATTCGCATCAATCGGGCGACTACCGCGACGTAGTCGACCGCGGCCTGCGCTTTTTGACCAGTAGCCAGGCGGCCGATGGCTCGCTCGGCGGCCAGGCGATGAACTACGCCTTTATGTACTGCCACGGCATGGCAACGCTGGCCATCACCGAGGCCTATGGCATGACGCACGACGAGCGGCTGCGGCCGGCCGTCGAGCGTGCCGTCGGCTACACGGTCGCGGCACAGCATCCCTCGTCGGGCGGCTGGCGCTATCGACCTTGGCGCGAACGGCCGAGCGATCGCGGCGACATGAGCCAGTTCGGCTGGCAGTTGATGGTCATGCGCAGCGCGGAATTGTCGGGCGTGCCGATTCCGGGTGAAGCGAAACAGGCGCTCGCGCGATTCTTGTCGTTAGTCTCCAGCGGCGCGCACGGCGGCCTGGCCAGTTATCGGCCCAGCGAGCGGGCCACACCCACCATGACGGCCGAAGCGCTGGCCTGTCGGCAATTCATGGGGATGCGACGCGAGGACGCCGCCGGCAACGAGGCCGCCGATTATTTGATGCAGTTCACGCCCGGCACCGGCGTGCGCAACTTGTACTACTGGTATTACGGCACCTTGGCCATGTTCCAGTTGCAGGACAATCGCTGGCAACGCTGGAATTCCGAACTCCAGCGGGCCCTGATCGACGCGCAGATCGTGGCCGGCGTGCAAGCGGGCAGTTGGGAGCCCGACGCCCAGTGGGGCGGCTACGGTGGCCGCGTCTACGCCACGGCATTGGGCGCCTTGTGTCTCGAGGTCTATTCGCGCTACTTGCCCCTGTACGCGGAGAACACCGTCGCCACACCGCCCGAGGCGACGTCGCCTCTGCAGCGATGAATTGCCACAGAACGCCACGGCGCGCCTCTGACAGCCAGGCGGCAGGCCAGGTATAGTTGAGAGAGATCGGGGCGGATTTGTGCTGTTTGGACCTCGTCGGCTGGGCCAGATCGTCGTAAGCGGAGTACGGTGTGAGCGCAACCGAGGATGCCGATCCCCCGGCAGCGCCCGCGTCCGGCGTCGACCAGTTCCAAGTGCTCGCTTGGATGGACGCGGCGTTCGCCGTGCTGGCGCAATCGCGTTGGGCACCGCAGCTCGATATCGAGGGCGTCTCCGCGCTCGAGGCCTTGCGTTCGGAGACGATGATCTCGCTGCTCCGGCTGGGTCGGGAAGGATCGCAAGCCGCGACCCCGACCGGTACTTCACTTCAGCAGCGGCTGGTGCAGTTCGCCCGTTCGGCCGGCTATCGCGTCAAGATGTTTGCCAAGGAGGCCGGTGCCCGCAGCAGCGCCGGGCGCTGGTCGCCCGCGCGGATCGTGATGTTTCCCACCGAGCCGACGCATTGGCAGATGATGCAGCCGGTGGTCGAAGAATTGCGCCACCCCGGCGATGGCTGCGCGTGTTTCACGTCTCGGCCCAAGTTGTGGGAACGCCTGTCAGCGGCACGCGTACCGCTCGCGTTGACGCAGGCCTGCTGGCCCCGCGAAATCAACGCTGCCCGCGCGCGCGGTCGAAGGTTGGCATTGGCGCTGCCGAGCGATCCGGGTGTACAGCTGCCGCCGTTTCCCGCCCGGGCTAATCCGGCGCAATTACGGCAAATCATCTATGAATTGCTGGCGACCTATCTGCCCACGGTGGTCGAGGCCCGCACCATTGCCGATCTGCTGCTCGATCGAGTGCAGCCCGGCGTGATCATGGTGGGCAACGATATCACGCTCGAGGGCCGCGTGATCTCGACCGTGGCTCAAACACGCGGCGTCGCGACCGTGACTTCGCAGCACGGCAACGTCGCGGGCAATCCGCTGCACGGCCGGCATTTGGTCGATCGCTTGTTGCTGTTTGGCGAGGCCAGCCATCGCGTCGTGCGCGCTTATGGCCAAGGCGAACAACAACTCGCCGTGACGGGCCCAACGCACCTCGACCAACGCCCGCAGCAATCCGGGCAAGTTCACGCCCTGGTGCGCGAGCGCTTGAAGATCGACGGCGCGCGGCCGTATGTGCTGGGATTGCTGTCTGGAGCGAGACAGAATTTTTCGCTGCGCCATCACCTGGCCCAGGTCGAGGCCCTCGCGCAGGCGAGCGCGGCGCTGCCGGACATTGAACTCGTGGCGAAGTTGCACCGCGTCGATTTGACAGGCTATTACACGGCAGCGCAGCAGCGCGTTTCCGGGGCGCGGCTGCACGTCGTCGCGTACGGGGCGGCAGGCTATCCCGACAAGATCTTCGACTGGTTGCAAGGCTGTCGGCTGGTGATTACCGGGGCTTCGACCGCGGCCGTCGAGGCAATGTTGATGCAGGTACCGGTCATCACGATGGACTTGTGCAACGAGCTCAAAGGGGTCGATTTCATCGACGCCGGGGCGACCTGGCACGTGCGCTCGGCCGCGGATTTGCCCGCGGCGGTGCGCACCTTGCTCGACGGTGGCCCACAAGCTCAGGCGATCGCTGATCGTGCGGCCACCTATTTGACCGATTGCTATGGCCCGCTCGACGGAAAGGCGGCCTCGAGGGCCGCCGACCTGATCCGGCAACTGGCTCGCCGGTCCGGTTGAACCGCAAGTCCCTGCGGCCGGCAAGACGCGATAAGTGGTTGAGGGCAAAAGGCCTACGACCGTCATGCAAACCCAATTCTTGGCCGCAGGCGTTTGACACCTTGCCGGATGCCGGTGAGAATTGACCGTGGTGCTCGAAGTCCTTGGCCCATGCCAGATTTCGAGCCGCTCTCTGGGGACTTTGGGAGCCCCGCGCGCCCCGCCCCTTGCAGCCTCCCTCCGATACGGACTTCGATTGGCCCATGAGCAGCTTGTTTGGCTGGGCACCCGGCCCCATGGAATTGGTGATCGTGGCCTTTGTCGTGTTGCTGCTCTTTGGCAACCGGCTGCCTTCGGTCATGCGGAACATGGGCCGTGGGCTGGTTGAGTTCAAGAAGGGGATGCAGGGAACCGAAGACGAGCCGCGCATCGAGGGCGACAAACGCGGCGAGGCTCCCTGACCCTGAACATTGACGGCCTGTTTACCGAGAGGTGATGTCATGGCGGTTTTTGCCTTCCTGAGCAGCTACACGATGATCATCGTGGGCCTCGTTGCGTTGCTGTTGTTCGGCAATCGCCTGCCCGAGGTGATGCGCGGCATGGGCCAGGGAGTGAAGGAATTTCAAGACGGTCTTCGCGAAGGCACCGCCGACGACGGCGAAGCGCGGTAGCTATCCGCCATACCAGGTGTCGCGAAAACAGCAGGGGCTTGGTGAGGTGAGGCCATGACGCTGGGCAATTTTGAACCGTTATGGGCCTTTCTACCGCAGATCGGCCCGAGCGAAATGCTGATCGTTGGGATCGTAGCCGTGCTGCTCTTCGGCAAGCGGCTGCCCGAGGTGGGGCGATCGCTGGGTCGCAGCATGGTTGAGTTCAAGAAGGGCATGCGCGGCATCGAAGACGAGTTGACGGGCATTCGCCGCACGGTCGATGCGGTACGCTCGCCGTTGAATAGCTATACGGCCAGCAGGCCGAGCCCTCGGGTAGTCGACGATCGCGACGAACCGACGGCCCCCAAATTCGAGCCACCTTCGGCCGAGCCGAAACTCGAATCGCCCGCCGCGGATGCCATGTAGCGGTGGCGAAGTTCCCGCGGCCGGTGCGGCGACACTTTACGCTTCGCCTTGCGGCAGCTATGTTTGCGAGTGCTTCTGCCGTTCAGGGCCTTCGAGCCCGAACGGCACTCCCGGGCGGCTAGCTCAGTTGGTTAGAGCGCCATCCTCACACGGTGGAAGTCACAGGTTCGAGTCCTGTGCCGCCCATTGCCCGCACCTCTTCAACCGCGTCATCGTCCGCCATCGTGCGAAATCCCGAGACTTTTTGCGGTTCGCCCTCGTCGCGGTTTTCGCTTGTCGCCTCGTGACGGGCTTTGCCGTGCGCTGACTGCGTCGGATTTTGCAGCGCCCCTGCACCGCCTTCGAGGGCCCGCTGGTAGTGCTCGTCGGTCAGTTGCAGGTAGTGCTTCTGGGCAATCGCCTGCGAGTTGCCGATCCATTCGCAGACCACGTGCCCGGGGAACTGCTCGGCCAATTCGGTCTGCCTCGTGCTGCGAAGATTCTGGAACAACTTGGGCCACGGTTTCAGGCCGGCCCGGCGGATGATCTTCGTGAAGCGGGTTCGCAGGTTCTTCGCCGCGTCGCGTCGGATCGTGATGACGTGCTCGGCCGGTTGGTCGCCAAGCTGGTCCCAAAGGGCATCGAGGTAGGGCCGCAGCTCCGGGAAGATCGGCACCACGCGCGACTCACCACCTTCGTGGTGCTCGGTCTTGGGGCTGCGGACGGTCATCCGCTGGCGTTCCCAATCGATGTCATCCCATCGCAAGGCTAAGTGCTCGGAAGGGCACCGCAGTCCGCCGTAGCGGCTCAGGGCGAACAGCAACCGCCATTGGGCATCGGGGCAGGCATCGAGCACGCGGCTCGCCTCGTCGCGGCTCACGAAGTAGTAGCGGCTCGCATTGCGTTGCACGGCCGCCTTGAGGTCGGCGAATGGATTGGTCGACACGAGTCCGCTCCGCTCGGCGGCCCGCAGGAATTGCTTGGCGATACCGCACCGCCGCCGGATCGTGTTCTCGGCCAGCCCCTCTTTGACGAGGTGCAACCGGAAACCGTCCGCGTCGCCGGGCGTGATGTCGCGGAGCGGTTTGTCGGCACCGAAGTATTCGAGCAAGTTCCGCTTGGTGTGGCCGAGGACGATCCTGGTGCTGCCCTTCACGTCGGCCCGCGACTTGAGGTAGTCATCGAGAAAACCGCCCAGCATGGCACTGGCCCGCTTTGGCACGAGGCCCACCGCCGCCAGCCGGCCGTAGAGCGTGTCGTCGAGCTTGCCCAACCAACGGGCCGTGTCGTCCTCGACCGGGTGCCGCGTGAGCGAGGCCACGACCAGCCGCTCGACGTGCAGCTTGACCCCTTCGGCCGTGCGTTGGGCAATCTTGCCGAGGCGCAGCGTGCGCCGTTTGCCGTCGGCTCCGGTGAACTGAATCACGCGCCGCCCGCCGGGTTGCTTGCTGATGCTGGCCATGGGTCAACGTCCTTTCTCGGCACGCTCTCGCCGCTTCTGACGGTCGCGGATTGCTTTCTTGAGGGCTGCGTCGATCTTGTCCACGAGCTTGACCGACGGCGTGTAATTGCCCGTCTCGATGCGGCTCAGGGTTT
Protein-coding regions in this window:
- a CDS encoding MotA/TolQ/ExbB proton channel family protein produces the protein MPRLQRRVPAGWHRVLTLTLCSTVCFFAVLDLLPRTARAQAAAAATPPTVAGAQPNQAIATRNLLRSIRDGGLAMIPLACCSFVMVVFAFERTISLRRGRVIPAPFVKRFLHQVRTGQLNREQALELCESDGSAASRVFAAAVKRWGRPAAEMEQAIEDAGMRCVFELKKYVRIFNAVSTISPLLGLLGTVFGIISAFNAIAVSNAMGRPELLASGIGEALITTATGLAIAIPALVLYLYFISRVDQLTIELDGLGQELVNIISAEAIAENGEPKARPRRREAAA
- a CDS encoding biopolymer transporter ExbD — protein: MPLKTHIDEQPTMNLTSLIDVVFLLIIFFMVGTRFSEMEHNIDVQVPRVADGGALTDAPARRVINIARDGQITLDGRVVSLGDLSQALAATRQTHQEVGVIIRGDGQGEFQHVAEVMNACKQAGIAELGISVRIAGTAPKRR
- a CDS encoding UDP-N-acetylglucosamine 2-epimerase translates to MSATEDADPPAAPASGVDQFQVLAWMDAAFAVLAQSRWAPQLDIEGVSALEALRSETMISLLRLGREGSQAATPTGTSLQQRLVQFARSAGYRVKMFAKEAGARSSAGRWSPARIVMFPTEPTHWQMMQPVVEELRHPGDGCACFTSRPKLWERLSAARVPLALTQACWPREINAARARGRRLALALPSDPGVQLPPFPARANPAQLRQIIYELLATYLPTVVEARTIADLLLDRVQPGVIMVGNDITLEGRVISTVAQTRGVATVTSQHGNVAGNPLHGRHLVDRLLLFGEASHRVVRAYGQGEQQLAVTGPTHLDQRPQQSGQVHALVRERLKIDGARPYVLGLLSGARQNFSLRHHLAQVEALAQASAALPDIELVAKLHRVDLTGYYTAAQQRVSGARLHVVAYGAAGYPDKIFDWLQGCRLVITGASTAAVEAMLMQVPVITMDLCNELKGVDFIDAGATWHVRSAADLPAAVRTLLDGGPQAQAIADRAATYLTDCYGPLDGKAASRAADLIRQLARRSG
- a CDS encoding twin-arginine translocase TatA/TatE family subunit: MSSLFGWAPGPMELVIVAFVVLLLFGNRLPSVMRNMGRGLVEFKKGMQGTEDEPRIEGDKRGEAP
- a CDS encoding twin-arginine translocase TatA/TatE family subunit; the encoded protein is MIIVGLVALLLFGNRLPEVMRGMGQGVKEFQDGLREGTADDGEAR
- a CDS encoding twin-arginine translocase TatA/TatE family subunit encodes the protein MTLGNFEPLWAFLPQIGPSEMLIVGIVAVLLFGKRLPEVGRSLGRSMVEFKKGMRGIEDELTGIRRTVDAVRSPLNSYTASRPSPRVVDDRDEPTAPKFEPPSAEPKLESPAADAM